A stretch of Cicer arietinum cultivar CDC Frontier isolate Library 1 chromosome 5, Cicar.CDCFrontier_v2.0, whole genome shotgun sequence DNA encodes these proteins:
- the LOC101499256 gene encoding uncharacterized protein yields MRFFFTLMSSCKSMIMMKANKQHFYSKMCFNLSTFLPIMLFFVLLSFFFSNSKSFTFLLAISIVVLFFVFLVTLKKKKGSKNESLVQNKLHEEELFDASESDFDQQSETAENHEEQDEAQLDYSFPLDSKSRNFYVMDETFEFNVHKHMQQDVLISDSSLSLDSEKCCGLIMDETFEIDHNRYQNVRNHDRLVSQSDLQYSSTQDLTTSDDDDGDDYDYDDDEEEDDDDSLIEIHLPSRNLSNLDEESKQNLESKFLEESILKQQSLIQILEEINDMNEDENLIEIDISMRSSKSNGQDFK; encoded by the exons ATGAGATTTTTCTTCACATTGATGAG TTCTTGCAAGTCAATGATTATGATGAAGGCAAATAAGCAGCATTTCTATTCCAAGATGTGTTTCAATTTAAGCACTTTTCTACCTATCATGCTGTTTTTTGTCCTCTtgtcatttttcttttcaaattctAAATCCTTCACTTTCCTTCTTGCAATATCTATTGTTGTTCTGTTTTTTGTGTTTCTTGTcactttgaagaagaaaaaagggtCTAAAAATGAAAGTCTAGTTCAAAATAAGTTGCATGAAGAGGAGCTATTTGATGCTAGTGAGAGTGATTTTGATCAACAAAGTGAAACTGCTGAGAATCATGAGGAGCAAGATGAAGCACAGTTAGATTATTCATTTCCATTGGATAGTAAAAGTAGAAACTTCTATGTCATGGATGAAACTTTTGAGTTCAATGTTCATAAGCATATGCAACAAGATGTTTTGATATCAGATTCTTCACTTTCATTAGATAGTGAAAAATGTTGTGGCTTAATCATGGATGAAACTTTTGAGATTGATCACAATAGATATCAAAATGTGAGGAATCATGATAGGTTAGTTTCTCAGAGTGATTTGCAGTATTCCTCAACACAAGATCTAACAACTTCTGATGATGACGACGGCGATGATTATGATTACGATGATGATGAGGAggaggatgatgatgatagccTTATTGAAATTCATCTTCCAAGCAGGAACTTGTCTAACTTAGATGAAGAATCTAAGCAAAACTTGGAATCCAAGTTTCTAGAAGAATCTATTTTGAAGCAGCAAAGTCTCATACAGATTTTAGAAGAAATTAATGATATGAATGAGGATGAAAACTtaattgaaattgatatttCCATGAGATCCTCCAAGTCCAATGGTCAAGATTTCAAATGA